One genomic segment of Chiloscyllium punctatum isolate Juve2018m chromosome 32, sChiPun1.3, whole genome shotgun sequence includes these proteins:
- the LOC140458280 gene encoding uncharacterized protein: MDKTILLLFITKCVFQSTGCLDCQLATNRSTTSKVLIEWNHFPDGVQAERYLITYGSFSPLFSNFVRSAQGSNIILYDLQQNVNYYFTIKSMRNGKILDHKSFTTCLFGETAITTNVSTTTASFNWRELGTGRHITTISLNFTSYTFSPVVNNYTWNQLKPGTLYNFSLELKQLHHLGLSLTQVFYIMIETASCPPGWVGSLYSCYWIRKDYKRWKDASHFCESAVNRAHLIDINTEEEHKLVSSLLRSLNDFSMLWTGLNDIKTETELQWTDASPYNLSSILWQTLPMNESDCYALQLNPLGPNYLFTGLFCFLPLPYICEYEVLVLPKTVLLKLEDVNENEATIVWDDLEDLFSTRLELFIWFKTITGEKKEYSQSILLNTTKATVPGLHPGQQYYFALMMRDGTGVQSTITPILSVKTRPNPPKNITFGKVSSTALEVLWSPPDESKNASFHHYLVSFMGFGSRSQGTENVKGDKTSLVLGNLKPFHSYKVYVQTVAEGGSLSCAEGPLLASTGKY; encoded by the exons ATGGACAAGAccattttgcttttgtttatTACAAAATGCGTTTTCCAG TCCACAGGTTGTTTGGATTGCCAGTTAGCCACGAACAGATCAACAACAAGTAAAGTTTTGATTGAATGGAATCATTTTCCTGATGGAGTTCAAGCAGAAAGATACTTGATCACATATGGAtcgttttctccacttttttccaacTTTGTG AGATCCGCTCAAGGATCAAATATCATACTGTATGACCTTCAGCAAAATGTGAATTATTATTTTACCATAAAATCAATGAGAAATGGAAAAATTTTGGACCATAAGTCATTCACTACAT gtttatttggagaaaCTGCCATTACAACAAATGTTTCAACAACTACTGCTTCATTCAATTGGAGGGAGCTTGGGACCGGAAGACATATCACTACAATAAGCCTTAATTTCACTTCATACACCTTTTCACCAGTCGTAAATAACTACACATGGAATCAATTAAAACCTGGAACTCTGTATAATTTCTCTTTGGAATTGAAGCAATTGCATCATTTAGGACTGTCCTTGACGCAAGTATTTTATATTATGATTGAAACAG CATCATGCCCTCCTGGCTGGGTAGGATCACTCTATAGTTGCTACTGGATCAGAAAAGATTACAAGCGATGGAAAGATGCATCACATTTCTGTGAATCAGCAGTTAATAGAGCTCATCTTATTGATATCAATACTGAAGAAGAACATAAGCTTGTATCTTCACTCCTGAGGTCACTAAATGACTTCAGCATGTTATGGACTGGTCTAAATGACATTAAG ACAGAAACTGAGCTTCAGTGGACTGACGCATCTCCTTATAATTTAAGCAGTATTTTGTGGCAGACTTTGCCAATGAACGAAAGTGATTGCTATGCATTACAGCTGAATCCATTGGGTCCAAACTATCTGTTTACAGGGCTGTTTTGCTTCCTTCCTCTGCCATACATTTGTGAATATGAAG tCTTAGTTCTTCCAAAGACTGTCTTACTAAAATTAGAAGATGTTAATGAAAATGAAGCCACCATTGTTTGGGATGATTTGGAGGATTTATTCAGCACAAGATTGGAACTATTTATTTGGTTCAAAACTATTACTGGTGAAAAAAAAGAGTATTCCCAAAGTATATTATTAAATACGACGAAAGCAACTGTTCCTGGGCTGCATCCTGGACAACAATACTATTTTGCATTAATGATGAGAGATGGCACAGGTGTTCAAAGTACAATTACTCCAATTTTGAGTGTAAAAACAA GACCCAATCCACCAAAAAATATTACTTTTGGAAAAGTATCATCCACTGCACTAGAGGTGCTTTGGAGTCCTCCAGATGAATCAAAGAATGCATCATTTCATCACTATCTTGTTAGTTTTATGGGATTTGGATCAAGAAGTCAAGGAACTGAAAATGTTAAAGGCGACAAAACATCCTTAGTGCTTGGAAATCTTAAACCATTCCACTCATACAAAGTTTATGTACAGACAGTGGCTGAAGGAGGATCACTAAGTTGTGCTGAAGGACCATTGCTTGCAAGTACAGGTAAATATTAG